The Iamia majanohamensis genome window below encodes:
- a CDS encoding long-chain-fatty-acid--CoA ligase: protein MTIHSIADIIRTHREERPDAVAIVHGDREITWRDLDESSSRIANALAAAGIGPGDRVARIEKNAPDYFLLAFAAAKVGAVLVDVNWRLAGPEKRQIVDDAGARVLCLGVDAAGERELITSGAPAVEVTVGLGDGVDGVPSLEEWSAEHGTDDPGHETAMEDVCLQLYTSGTTGLPKGVMLSNANLFSFIDEVPKRWGFTPESVSHVVMPTFHIAGSGWGLLSLAMGSRMVLDRDVDPSLILREIEQHRITHAIYVPAVLAFLQIVPDAHDHDLSSMELIAYGAAPITEDVLKGAMAQFGSTRFAQVYGLTETTGAVFELAPEDHDPEGRPELLRSAGKPYPWIDVRIVDGEGKDVAEGEVGEVWVRGAQVMVGYWNRPEDTAAALDDEGWFRTGDAGYAREGYLFLHDRVKDMIVSGGENVYPAEVENAIMGCPGVTDVAVIGVPDAKWGEAVKAIVVAGDEGVDPEAVIAHARERIAGYKVPKSVDFADELPRNPSGKLLKKDLRAPYWEGQERQIG from the coding sequence ATGACGATCCACAGCATCGCCGACATCATCCGCACCCACCGGGAGGAGCGGCCCGACGCCGTGGCCATCGTGCACGGCGACCGGGAGATCACCTGGCGGGACCTGGACGAGAGCAGCAGCCGCATCGCCAACGCCCTGGCCGCGGCGGGCATCGGTCCCGGCGACCGGGTGGCCCGCATCGAGAAGAACGCACCGGACTACTTCCTGCTCGCCTTCGCCGCGGCCAAGGTCGGCGCCGTGCTGGTCGACGTCAACTGGCGCCTGGCCGGACCCGAGAAGCGCCAGATCGTCGACGACGCCGGGGCCCGGGTCCTCTGCCTCGGCGTCGACGCCGCGGGCGAGCGCGAGCTCATCACCTCCGGCGCCCCCGCCGTCGAGGTCACCGTGGGCCTGGGCGACGGCGTCGACGGCGTCCCGTCGCTCGAGGAGTGGTCGGCGGAGCACGGCACCGACGACCCGGGCCACGAGACGGCCATGGAGGACGTCTGCCTCCAGCTCTACACCTCCGGCACCACCGGCCTGCCCAAGGGCGTGATGCTCTCCAACGCCAACCTCTTCTCCTTCATCGACGAGGTGCCCAAGCGGTGGGGCTTCACGCCCGAGTCGGTGTCCCACGTGGTGATGCCCACCTTCCACATCGCCGGGTCGGGCTGGGGGCTGCTCTCGCTCGCCATGGGGTCGCGCATGGTGCTCGACCGCGACGTCGACCCCTCCCTCATCCTCCGGGAGATCGAGCAGCACCGCATCACCCACGCCATCTACGTGCCCGCCGTGCTCGCCTTCCTGCAGATCGTGCCCGACGCCCACGACCACGACCTCAGCTCCATGGAGCTGATCGCCTACGGGGCCGCCCCCATCACCGAGGACGTGCTCAAGGGGGCCATGGCCCAGTTCGGCAGCACCCGCTTCGCCCAGGTCTACGGGCTCACCGAGACCACCGGGGCGGTGTTCGAGCTGGCCCCCGAGGACCACGACCCCGAGGGTCGGCCCGAGCTGCTGCGCTCGGCGGGCAAGCCCTACCCGTGGATCGACGTGCGGATCGTCGACGGCGAGGGCAAGGACGTCGCCGAGGGCGAGGTCGGCGAGGTGTGGGTCCGGGGCGCCCAGGTGATGGTGGGCTACTGGAACCGCCCCGAGGACACGGCCGCCGCCCTCGACGACGAGGGCTGGTTCCGCACCGGCGACGCCGGCTACGCCCGCGAGGGCTACCTGTTCCTCCACGACCGGGTGAAGGACATGATCGTCTCGGGCGGCGAGAACGTGTACCCGGCCGAGGTGGAGAACGCCATCATGGGCTGTCCCGGCGTCACCGACGTGGCCGTGATCGGCGTCCCCGATGCCAAGTGGGGCGAGGCGGTGAAGGCCATCGTGGTCGCGGGCGACGAGGGGGTCGACCCCGAGGCGGTCATCGCCCACGCCCGCGAGCGCATCGCCGGCTACAAGGTGCCCAAGAGCGTCGACTTCGCCGACGAGCTGCCCCGCAACCCCTCGGGCAAGCTGCTGAAGAAGGACCTGCGGGCCCCCTACTGGGAGGGCCAGGAGCGCCAGATCGGCTGA
- a CDS encoding aldo/keto reductase — METKEIGELEVSAVGLGCNNFGMMIDQAGTQAVVDAALEAGITYFDTAESYGGGESEVMLGKALGSRRDEMVIATKWGHTKSLAAGERGGDPALVREHLEASLTKLGTDHVDHYQLHRPDPDTPPEETLGVLAELRAEGKVREIGCTAFSAAQLEEHHAAAEAAGVPPWASVQNHYSLLTRDPETDGVFDACERLGTAFVPFFPLESGLLTGKYRAGEDRPDDARLARWGERSADFIDDDRLAVVERLIAWCEERDHTLLDLAISWHTSHPLVASVISGATRPDQVRANVAASTWSLTAEDRAEVDRVVAGASA; from the coding sequence GTGGAGACCAAGGAGATCGGGGAGCTGGAGGTGTCGGCGGTCGGGCTGGGCTGCAACAACTTCGGGATGATGATCGACCAGGCCGGCACCCAGGCCGTGGTCGATGCCGCCCTGGAGGCGGGCATCACCTACTTCGACACGGCCGAGAGCTACGGCGGCGGCGAGTCCGAGGTGATGCTCGGGAAGGCCCTCGGGTCGCGGCGCGACGAGATGGTCATCGCGACCAAGTGGGGCCACACCAAGAGCCTGGCCGCCGGTGAGCGCGGGGGCGACCCGGCCCTCGTGCGAGAGCACCTGGAGGCCAGCCTGACCAAGCTGGGCACCGACCACGTCGACCACTACCAGCTGCACCGTCCCGACCCCGACACGCCGCCGGAGGAGACGCTCGGCGTCCTGGCCGAGCTGCGGGCCGAGGGCAAGGTCCGGGAGATCGGCTGCACGGCGTTCAGCGCGGCCCAGCTGGAGGAGCACCACGCCGCGGCCGAGGCCGCCGGGGTGCCGCCCTGGGCCTCGGTGCAGAACCACTACAGCCTGCTCACCCGCGACCCCGAGACCGACGGCGTGTTCGACGCGTGTGAGCGGCTGGGCACCGCCTTCGTGCCCTTCTTCCCGCTCGAGTCGGGCCTGCTGACCGGCAAGTACCGGGCCGGCGAGGACCGCCCCGACGACGCCCGGCTGGCCCGCTGGGGCGAGCGCTCGGCCGACTTCATCGACGACGACCGCCTGGCGGTGGTCGAGCGCCTCATCGCCTGGTGCGAGGAGCGCGACCACACCCTGCTCGACCTGGCCATCAGCTGGCACACCTCCCACCCCCTGGTCGCGTCGGTGATCTCCGGCGCCACCCGGCCCGACCAGGTGCGGGCCAACGTGGCCGCGTCCACCTGGTCGCTCACCGCCGAGGACCGGGCCGAGGTCGACCGGGTCGTCGCCGGCGCCTCCGCCTGA
- a CDS encoding DUF1990 family protein → MQSTLDGAAPPGTVAARFATDAVGSLAGARAALARWAPHAGIDGRVVPADPPEEGATVLVVVPFGPFEMVAPNRVVAVLDDDDRVGFAYGTLPGHPEQGEELFLAERAGPDRLRLTVRIHARGATPIVRLAGPVTRRFQALAARRYLAAWAAATSEESRR, encoded by the coding sequence GTGCAGTCGACGCTCGACGGCGCCGCGCCGCCGGGGACCGTCGCCGCACGGTTCGCCACCGACGCCGTCGGCAGCCTCGCGGGGGCCCGCGCCGCACTGGCACGCTGGGCCCCCCACGCCGGCATCGACGGTCGCGTCGTCCCGGCCGATCCGCCCGAGGAGGGAGCCACCGTCCTCGTCGTCGTCCCCTTCGGACCGTTCGAGATGGTGGCCCCGAACCGGGTGGTGGCCGTCCTGGACGACGACGACCGGGTCGGGTTCGCCTACGGCACCCTCCCCGGCCACCCCGAGCAGGGCGAGGAGCTGTTCCTGGCCGAGCGGGCGGGGCCCGACCGGCTTCGCCTCACCGTGCGCATCCACGCCCGGGGGGCGACCCCCATCGTCCGCCTGGCCGGCCCCGTCACCCGACGGTTCCAGGCCCTGGCCGCCCGCCGCTACCTGGCGGCGTGGGCGGCAGCCACCTCTGAGGAGTCCCGCCGATGA